In Erpetoichthys calabaricus chromosome 11, fErpCal1.3, whole genome shotgun sequence, the DNA window GCATCTTTCTGACTTTAGAGCACTAACGGCAAGACTTGTATGTATTTGATAGTCCTGAAATGTAGCCACAGCTGTTGTGTAAATAGTGATGATGGACCTTTAATCTCACCAATGTATATGAAGAGGAATGCATTTATACCAGCTTTCTACGCAGCAGGAATGACTAGGAAAGCTTGAGATGTTAAATACAGAGATTGCTGAGCTTCCAAGTACCAGTGGTGTTTTATAGGTAAGTAGCTTTTAAAAACCTGATAAACACCATAATTAATGACACATATCGAGAGATGTTCCATCAGTTTCAAGAGGAAGAGTGACAGATCAATAGAATATGTATCATGTTCTTTAAATGTCATGATAAGACTGTCaatatcatttttacttttgaaaagcATTGTCGTGTCTGAATCTCCCCATAGAGACAATTTTCCATATATGCCTTGGGCTAGTGCATTACTAATAACGTTGAATCACTATTTAGCCATTTTAAATTGTGGTAAGCTTTAGAGTATTTAATGCTATACAAATAAGCTCATTAAAGTTTTCTTTGCTGTGTAAAGACTGTTGTTTAATTATAACTTTTGCCCTTTCCCATGAAACCAGTAATGTGCTCTTATAATGTGTCATTAACATGACATGTAACAATGGTATTTTTAGTTTATATGTTTGGACAGATAATTGACAAAGTAAAAGACATATGCAAATTGCCTTAATATGACATTGGATCTCCATGAGCGTAACAATTTACTGAAGGCCTTTGTTGAAATTCTACTGATTCTCTTTTGTGTTCACCACTGTGTCCTGTTGAAAAGGGACATGATCAGATGTTGTTCATTATGTCCACTCACGGACATGTGAAAGTAAAATGACATTCGCTACAGAAACCATTGGGTCTCTCTACCTTAAAAGGAGGGAGACATACTGTATAGGATAGGTTGGAGCAAGAGATGTCATCTGAATCGGACAACTGCAAGTAAGTGAAGAGATGGCAGTCTGATTAGAATAGCACACTCTGAACAAGAAACATGCaaggagataataataataataataattcattacatgtgCTAAAGATGCTTAATATGAATGAAATGGACAAAAGAGTGCAGCTAGAATAGGATAGCGAAGTAATTAGCGTAGCTACCTCACAAATCCTGCATTCACTGATCAATTTTCACTTTAGGTTGTTTTCTATGTGTATTTTACACATTCATCTCATGTCTGCATGGTTTTGTCTCTCAAGATGATAATGATAATTTGGCAGTTCTAAATTAGCCCAGTTATGTGATCCTGGATGGCTGCAGTGTATTCAGGTTTTcgtccaaccactttcttaattagtagtcagttactgctgctaaagGACTAGACTTTAATCTTTATTataattgatttgctttttaatattcagaactcttaattgtgtttttttttccttaagcattcaagcaataatgagatgcaaagtgaTCCAACAGATGACAAGCTAATCCAGACATTAGGCCCATGGGACACAATTTCGCTCCTATCAATTTGAACCCGTTCTCACTGTTAATGAGACATTATTTAATTCTGTGACTTGTTGGTACTGTCAGTCTAACATACCAGACATCTTCAAAGTGGGTGATTTATCTTCTTCCTGAGAGATCCATGAAAATGTTTCGAGAACAGTAAGAATGAATGTATCTTAgatcttcagtttttttcttcagATAGTAATAAAATAGGTTGTAAATTGTTAAAAGTATGTCATTTAAAAAGAACTGAAATGTAAGCAGTGATAATAGACTGCTAATTAAAAAAGCGACTGGCATTAGATACTGTAGCCCCTGCAGCACTCCATTTTGAGGTTTGACCAACTATTTTAGATGGAGAAATAGTGAAAATAGGCACACGATTGAACACCACACTGTCACACCCCTTACCACTGATATAGTACAATATAAACGGAAGAGAGGACAAGCTGCACAGTCTAACATGATGAGTTAGCACAGACATTAGACATTTCAGAATGTGTATCTTAAGCTGTGTTCACCACATGAAAATTTACAAAATCTGAAATTAGATGTCAGAGCAGCACATTATTTATTAAGCCATACTGTCTATAGCTCAGTCACATGAATCCAGTTTCTGTGATTgagaaaaaatacaatacatttacaaGATAATAAAACCTACAGTTGCAATGTATCAGTGTGCAGCTGAACCAAATTGAGGGGAATTTATTTTGCATAGATGTTGGTAACCACCTGGCAGGACAAGAGGGATAAGTGATCACCCACCTCATAGTGGAGGTTTCCTCCTAAACAACAAGTGTCCTCTTATAGTAGAGGAACACCAGAAGTTTTGCAAAGCAGTGGAGACCATACACACCATCAGCCTAGTGTCGCAGTGTTTCaccaaaatgtgttttaaaggtTGACAAGGTTTATTCTTCTATACATAAAAGAGAAAGCCTTTCTTTACTGAAGTGGATCAAGGTAAGATAAAACCCCCAGTTAATTTCTTAGTAGAATTCTCCGTCTGAAGGCTGACAGCAAACTGCCCAGCCATCTTAAAAATCTATAAAAGATTAAGAGTCAGCCTTTATAGATTTCTGGCAACAATTCTAATTGAAAGTGGTTGTTTTTTATTCCTCCATGAGCTCCACTTCTCTAGAATGTGACCCTTTTATGTGCTTCCTGCTCCTCATGTTCTCCTCAgtgtatttctttgttttgttttttgaggtACTGTCATGAGATGGCTTAGGTAAATATCTGCTCCATAATAAGAAATGTCTAACATGGGAATATATTCATCCTTTCATCCTGTTTTTTTAATCTGGTTAATGTAGTTTATGGTCAAGGCAGAACCTACCTTGACAATATTAGCTACAAGGAACAAGACATCCTTGGATAGAAGGGCTAGTCCATTTCAAGGAACACTCACTCATATGCGGCCAAAGTAAAATAGGCATTTAACACATATTTGTTTGAGGAAAACCCATACAATCACAGGGTTGGAGTCTGCAGTGTTAACCACTACATCTCCCTGGGAATGACGTTTATTAATTGACTCCAAGGGGAAAGTTCAGTGTTATTGTAGCCGATGCACTAAAATGATATGcagattttggaaaaaaaaaaactataaaaacaagtAGCATAGTTTTATcaaaccacttaatccagtccAGTTGCAGGGATTAAATGTTAACAAATAAAACTAATCCATTAAAATGGCAGATGAAACCTAGTGTAGCCAACTTTGAAGAAAATGTTGTATCCTCTAAGCATgataaattttttatttgcatttattacaCACTTGATTGATGtacagaaaaatgtttcttcttataGCAGTGGCAAAGAATGATGCACTTCAGTAGCTGAGCAAGTGTGCCTGCAATTTCACATCTGCTCTCTTGCACTTACTTGTTCATCTCTTGGTAACTTTGGAGTGAATCATAGCTTAACCATATTTTAagcttttaatttacttttctgcTGTTTCTGGCAAATGTATAGCTAATGAGGGAAAAAAGTTATGATAATACTTCTCTATGTATTGCAAAAAGGCATAGCTAGATAGATATATTCATTaccaccagtgtgtgtgtgtagatatatcATAAGTTCACATTTCCACATACTTAAGATCTAAATATGCCGTTAACTTTGCCCTGGTGTAAGTCAAGGATTATCGCCATATTTTTCATGAGTGTTTTCTTGTATGTGTTGACTAGATGGATGTGTTAATGAGaatttccttccttgtgcctaatgctaccaggataggccaCAGCCTTTTATATTCCTGAGCTTAATTAAACCAGTTTGAAAAGATTATGTCCCGTATGTTATTGTCAGAAGTTCCATTATTTTTTTGAGTGCATTTGCATAAAAACACCTATtgtctgaatgaatgaatgtctgtctgtctgtctgtctctgtctttctttctgtctcaAATAACGCAGCTGCAAATGAAAGAATGTGAGCACCACATTTTAAGGAAAGTTGTTGGAAAGCTTCTGTTTTTATGTATGCTATACGAATGTTTGAATGTTCACAAACTCTTGTTTAAAAATCATTGGTGAAATTTTCACAATAATctcttaaaatacaaaaattctgtAAGAACTTAGTTACCAATTCATTTACTTTGTCAAATTTACTGTGAGAGAGgttgtttaaatttgtttgtattttttctcttttgcccATCCTGACAACAAACAACTCCCCAGTACAAGTCACTGAAATAGCAGCAGAGTTGCGCACAGCTGCTCTGTACACGTGGCCCAACTTTAGCATAGATTTTAACTCTCGATTGGGTACGGTGGGCCGACTTTAGCATAGATTTTAACTCACGATtgggtacatttttaaaaaatttcatgTCTAACAAGTATGGATTACGCTTGTTACATCACTTTAGATGAAATCTGCTCATAGTGAAAACTAACTCTACAGCCACCGGCCTATTTGGGCTTGTTTTTTAACTGCATGATAAATtgtaaaatgatatttaaaaacatattttatttaccctactaatacatgtaatttaatgtggctcattgttacaaaaatatttcatgtgATAGCCTGGTTTTTAATGaagtgaataaacaaaaatgtaaaatgcatttgaaaCACAGAACAAAAATCTATGAACTCATTTGAATGGGATGCATATTTTTTGtgacttgttttgttgtttcttaGCTGCCAAGACAGTCCtctaaaaggtaaagaaaaaaccTACCATTAAATGTGAATGCCAGTATATATTGATACCTTGTCCAAGGTGGATTCCTGCCTTGAGCACATTACTGATTTCGGGAGAAAGCAGGGTGAATGAATGAAGTGATGCTACACACCACTGACAAATCTTCCTAGCTTGCCAACTTAATGAAAGAAAAAGCTGGAGAACAAACATCGATTAGTTAATTGCGAGTCAGTCTTTTTATTTCATGTAGCGCCTTGTTGTTTGCAAAGACACTAAGCATATTAGAAAGCAATACATGttacaattaaaaatacacaatagTGCATgcatataacagaaaataaatacagtaaagtcAGAGTTTCATCACATGAAAGAGGCAGGaagataaaaactgaaaaaaggcatAAATTATAAAATCAGAATATTACCTTTTCTGATTCATAAAAAAAGACCTGTTGTATATGCCTAGCGGCCTGCTTGTGTACTTTAGCACCTCAGTATTTGCACAAATTGCCAACAGTGATGCTGATGATTACTACCTATAGCCCTGTACTTGAAAAGCACATTCAGGAAATTGATACGAgtgtatgtatttatctatttgtatatatatttacttattaaggtttagtaaaaagccaaatatttccagtggggacaaataaagttctgtctatttcTCCGTCTTTCTGTCACTGtcataataaattaaagattttggtGTTGTCCAAATTTTAGGAATCTTTTCGGATCCCAATCAACCTTTCCCAGAATGAACTGGTTCTTTGTTAAGCAAAGGTTCAACAAGGAATCACACAACCTAGTAAAGTGCTAGTTAGGAACCAGTATTCTTAAGAGTGTACTTGAGTTCACTTCTCTGCTTTCTTGTCGTCTGTTTGATGCTTGAGTGGGAGCAAAGCAAATGAGGGGGAGAAGCAGGTGTTCAATTCAAAGAGTCATTCCCATAaggctttagtttcctgtttataatgttcaacattattttagcaaaactGTGCATGTTTTGTACATATgattggataactgacatgttgATTGTGGAACACAAGTAACATgggattttcctttttttttctttaatccatggacaattttcaaaatgcttttcGTAGTACAGTATTGGTCACTATTGGcatgttattttgtaaatgtttttctcCTCTTTCTGTATTAAATCATGAGATTAAACCTTTTTCTTGATCTtgactacaaactacatgggggcAAGTAACATGTTAAGTATTTTAGggtaaagtattcctttaaatccTAATTTTAGGTTCTTTCAGAGTAATAAAGACAAATGTCTGCTGAAACTTGCTGCTGTTtaccactgcaataaataaaccCAGTCTATCCCAGCCAAATTGACTCTActcccttgcctggccaggaagccagtgtaaagaatGGTCAAGAAGGGTCCCCCTCAAACCAAGAATACAGACATGGAAGGACGATGTGGCAGCAGCTATGCTTGGGCTGACATCCCAGCAGCCACAGATGGACATAATGGATGGTTTTGGGAGACTGGAATAGCAAGACATTAATTGGCTGCCTGATATGTGCCTGTACACTGAGTGGCAGGGTCTCTTTTAGTGAGTCATGGTATGGatgcctgcagggcagcatgggagttgtgggcCCATGGGGCTGCCCTGTCGAGATATTGGGTGGCTACCGGGGGAACTATTCGATATCGACTTACCTAAAACCAGGGTGGTCCCATCTCACCCGCACGTGCTTGCAGGAGGCAATGGATTAAGCAAAAGAAGTACTCCCCAGCTGGATGTTAAAAGAGAGTCCTCCACTTGCcccagggagccagagttgggaaagGAGATGGACATCACTtgactgggaggagtggaagaaaatGGAAGGAGCAAAAGGAATGACCGACAGATTTATTGAGCTGTACTCTGTTGTACAGGAGCCACTATGACACTGAGGGAAGGAAACCTGTGAAAGgtacatatttttgaaaataaaaccactggatttaaacccaggactctgtgtgtgtgtgtgatatctgtgtctgaggtttggggctgaGAACAAGTCACACcactctttgaatttttttttctgcagcaaaTAAGTTTTCCAAAAGTGTGTCTTTGAGTTCATGTTCATGTCCTTCTTTTGCTTAATGATATTGATTtcctcttttttgttaattttgccatgataatcatttaaaataagtgTTTTGGTCCCAATCCAGGACATGAGTCCAACAACtattaaacctgcttaatacagttcagggtcacggtctggagtctatcctggcagtaaTGGGCGTAGTAAGGCTTTAACTCAAccatggatggggtgccagcaaGTTACAGGCAGACTCATTCACACGCACATACTCACTCATACCCAAGTGTCACCAGTTAATGAATAATGAATGGCTCACTGATGTTTGAGGGAAACTCTACACAGGCAATGAACAGGGTGGGTGTGACTTAGTGCTGCTGCCATACAGTTCCAGAAGACTAACTTCTACATGACTAATGCAGTGAACGTGAACTTACTTTACATTTTCTGGAATCAAAGGgtgaaccttatcagaattgggtgatgttaagtgtGGTGTCCCTCAGGTGTCAATGCTGGGGCTGCAGCTGTTTTTAAAAGACATAAATGACCtggacagaaataaacaaaaactggttaagtttgcagatgataccaagctcgGTGGATTGGCAGAGAGtgacttggacagcataaaggCATGGGCAGAtgtatggcagatgaaatttagtgGAAGAAAATGTAAACTATTACATGTGGGAAATAGAAGTGTTGCATTTGAATGTACACTGGGAGTTGTGAAACTTGTAAATACCCCTTATGAGAATGATCCTGGAGTTGTTGTGAGCTCATCAATTTCAACTTCCATACAGTGtagagaagccattaagaaggctaacagaatgtcaggttatatagcaccctgatgtgtggagtacaagtccaaggaggttatgctcaaactttattacacactggtgaggcctcatctggagtactgcatgcagttttggtctccaggctacaaaaaggacatagcagcaccagagaaagtccagagaatagTGAtgtggctgattccagggctacagggcatGAGTAATGGAGAAATATTGAAGGAgttgagtcttttcagtttaagcaactgCAGATTAATAGTTGGCATAAGTGAAGTATTCAAAATTATTAGTACAGCAGATCTAGGCTCTTACTTTataatgagttcaacaagaacatggggacacaggtAGAAATGTGTTAAGGGTAAATGTTATACATACATTAGGAAttatttcttcatacagagaactatagacacatgaaataaattaccaagtagtgtgttggACAGTAGGACTCTAGGGATATTCACAACTGGACATGATGTTAtttagaagaattcagtggatACGATTAGTAAGCTTTGTTAGGATAAATGGACTatcatcatcaaaatgttttctgATGTTTTACTGTACAGGAGCCCTTGGGTATAAAAAGGGCAGCAAGTAGCTTTCCATTCACCTACTTTTAACCCCACTTAATCAAATGGATAGGCAGCAAGAAGATCAaggatgtatttttgtttttcgtAAAGAAATTAAGTTCTCCAGtctgcttaatctaatttgtGGTCACACACATGCAGCAGTACTAGATGCAAGTctttaacaaactgaaaatggGTACTAGTTCATTTCATGACTCAAACACATAATCACAATCATTAACCCAAACCTGCACAACCTTATGGATGTGGCAAGAAAACTGGAATATCCAGAGACAAACTGACATAGAAAACATCTGGCTGAGATCCTTTTGACTGTAGCATTACCCATTATGTCATCAAGGCTCCAAAGCGTTgagtgaaaatgttttatttattttaatatttcagacatGCACCAAACTTAGTGGAGCTGTCTTTCCCACTGATGCTGGTGTCCTCcttgtgctctttcttgggtaCCTTTCTTATGTCCAATGTGAGCTTTTGGCCTGGTACCACAGAGATAGCTGCTGGGTTCATTCCAACCAAAGAGGCCAATTGCTGCTTTGGACtccaaataaaacaacttttgctTACTTCTTCCAAATCTGGATCCagtgtttgattattttttgtggAATTGTCAAaggaattttatattttaaactgatcatttaaatgtaaaagctgGCTTTTCAAAGGTTCAAATTCTCTGGGATCCAATAAGGAAAGTGCCAAACCAGGATCAGCAAAAATTTTGATGTCCTGCTGACAACACCTCACCGCACATATGAAAATGGCCCATTTCTTGTTTTAGTCTGGCTTCTTCTGAAGAGCTTCTGCTCACCTCATGGAGGTTGTGGCTGCTTTCGTAAGTCCAATTTGCGAGGAGATCACTAAAATCTGGAGTGCTAGGTGTGGGGAGCATACACACAGAATTGGGAGAGGGTTCAGTCCAAAAGGAAGGAGGTAGACTCCTTTTGCACATTGGAATGATCTGGTGGTACTTCTTTTCTCCTTTCTTATTCTCCAGACCACCTGGACTGACATACCTCCGCAGGCCATAATCGAAGAGTTCTGCCAGTGGTCCCAGCTTCTGGATGCTGTCCCTGTTGCAGACTGACTTCAAAATGTGACAACTGGCCTCCCGTGGTAGAGTGATAGCAGTACTGGTTTCTTCTTCCTCTGGGTCTCCAGATTGTGCCATTTTGATCAGATCTGCATAGTATTGCTCCCGTGCTGATTTTCCAGAGAAAAACCTGTCTTCATAAATGTCACATGCATCCGGGTCATCTTCTTTGCTTTTTTTACCAAAGTATCTCTGGATATCACAGTTAATGAGATCTATGAAATGCA includes these proteins:
- the percc1 gene encoding protein PERCC1, whose product is MAAGVIRSLNDFRLIYFQLPLCTFIEPQDDMDFQDASTEEEEEEDGQVEEAEFDTGDNAHSSAGDSWTATDDVGPSNAEMTYQLLHFIDLINCDIQRYFGKKSKEDDPDACDIYEDRFFSGKSAREQYYADLIKMAQSGDPEEEETSTAITLPREASCHILKSVCNRDSIQKLGPLAELFDYGLRRYVSPGGLENKKGEKKYHQIIPMCKRSLPPSFWTEPSPNSVCMLPTPSTPDFSDLLANWTYESSHNLHEVSRSSSEEARLKQEMGHFHMCGEVLSAGHQNFC